The genomic stretch GCATTGAGTGGATTCATACTCTTAGGAATAGGAAAATCCTTCAAGTATTACATCCAAGTATTCACAAGATGAGATTTGACTCTAAGGGTTAATAAGATAGTGATGAAGCTTGTGAACTTTGATAGCTGGTGGTGGCGTAGCTGCGAGCGCTGCATCAGAATTTTGAGACCATACCAGTGGATTGTTTCCAGTTATGTCTTAACTGAGGAAGGATGAAAAAACAGATAGTATGTTTCTAGACTCTCAAAATAAGCTTTACTTTCATTAATCATGATCAAAATTCTTGAAATAAAAAATACATATAACAAATATGTTActacaaaataaacaaaaatgTCATCCAGCTTTTGATGTTCTTGTTACTTGTGGCAGAACAACTGAACTAAGATCCCCAGGATAAGGTGTAAACAACCCTAATCCTCCCCTACTTTCTTTTAAATTGCTATTCTTTTTAAGTTGATCCAACTCCTTAACCCATTCTATGGGTGAAGAGTGCTCTCTTGTGTGAGGATGCAACACAAATATCGAGTTGTATTCACAGTTTGGAAACATGAAGAAATCAAACGCGTCCCCTAATCTGTACGCAACATAGCCAAAACTCAGTTGATCTCTCGGCGTGAAGAGGTGGACCTCGTTAAACCACAAGCAGCTAAACAAGTTATTCACTGCAGTATGTTCTCGAATTATAATTGCTCCCTCTGGTACATCTGAAACATCAGAAACAACTGTTAAGTACATGTGCTTACTTTTCGTGATAGTTTTTTGACAGATTTCTGTGGCTCCAGCAAAAATGTCTGAAAGATTTGTCATCTTAGAAGTCAGATATAGAATGACATGCCAAAATTGTCAAAACCAAAGAGacaataaaatgaaaaataagaaagTCTAATTTCATGTCCTGTCCTACCACTAATAGTCTTTTTATTTGAACTCCATGGTTGCATCCCCTCATAATAATATATTTTCATGTGGAGATCAATAAGGGGTCGAGCGTATCGCTTTCGCCTCTTGTTTGCATCAGCCTCCTCGTATATGCTACGATGATGCTTATGTTGAGCAATGGCAAATGTATGTTTCCCTTGCCATAGGTATCTGCAAAGTAAAGATTGCCGTACAAAGTGAGTCATCCATAAAACCTACAACAACAACCAAATTTTTTCCTACAAAGTGAGATCGGCTACATGGATCAAACTACACAATCATGTTCTATCAAAAACCATGTTTCTATCCAATTCATTTAGCTCGAGATCTTTCTTAATAGTTTCTCGCACAGTTTTACTAGGTCTCCCTCTACTTCTAGTGGTTTGACTACCCTCCATCTGGTCTACTTTTCTTCATAAAACCTATTATGCATTTCTGCTACATCCAACAAGAATATCTTCCGTTCATACAAAATCAACATGTTACTATTTACTCTCTACAAAGAATCTTAACATTGTTAAAATTACACTAGAATATATCTAGTCCACCTGTGGTGTTGCCTTCAAAATGGAAAATCCTATATGACACCATGAGAAACAAAAAATCTTGCAGACATGGTGGTGGGTAGATTTTACAGCTATAAAGGTGTAGTTTGTAAGCTGtgaagaagaaaaatcaatgtgCAAGATTAAGCCAGTAGCTTAAGTGCTGTTTCTCCTGTTGGCTAAAACATAAATGTTTTTTCAAAGTTATCCCACTTTATAATTTGGAAACAATGAACTAGTGTTTCCCAGAGGAAATAGATATGCCGATATACTACACTAGGGACCTATGTGTCAATCGCAGAGAATCACAGCTCCATGAATTTAAAAAAAACTAACAGTTTTCTGTTCTACTAGAAAGCAATATTTATCAGTTCCAAATAACAATTTTTTACTCCTTCTGATCCTATATATAAATGACATTTAGGTTATTGTTTGGGTCCTAGATATAAGAAACATAGTTCCCGTTTTAAGCTTATTAATTATTGAAATTCCATTTATACTCCGTATTTGTACTCCCCATTATCAAGAGTCGAGCAATATTTTTCCCGAAAGAAAATCTACAAACACAATATTTTTCTTAATAACATGCCTCCACGGGGGCATTAGATAGCTCAACCGGTTTGAGCAAAGGGTTGAAGCCTTGAAGGAATTAAAAACAGGGATTCAAACTCGGGTGAAGGAGAAAATACTAGCATAACAACTAATGTATGTTACCTATCCAAGAAAAATGCATCAACTTCATAATTGTAAATATCTAAGCCTATATAAGAGACAAATGATAGCGCAAAAGATGTCCAATAAAATCGAACCCTCAACTCAATGTGCCTAAGAATGTTTATTGTGCACTTTACTGGTAAGGACATGAAAATATTGACATCATCAATATCAAATGCTTTTTTTTCTCACTTAACAAGCTATCTCAAAAAACAAAACTTTCAAAAGGATAGTAATTTGACTGCTTATCTAGAGAAACAGATTTAAAATGTTCATACTATTCGTATTACCATAAATATAAACTAAGATAGCAGAAATCAGTACCTCTCAAGGATAAGCAATGGATCAACTATCAGCTCCATTTTACCATCAATCCATATACTGTACTGTGCTTGAGGAAACAATCTGTGCGTTATTATTTTAGGAACCTTCCCATTCCTTCTTGGTTCATCATAAGGTTGATTCTTAAGAAGAACAAGTCGCCAAATTCCCACCCATTTTCCACCAGCATCGTCTTCTTTCACAGTATTATTTTCCCTCATGAATTTCAGAGATACCTCATCCACAACCATAAGAAAGCAAAAAAGTTTCTCTGAGCGAAGGCTTATATTTGACGGCTGATGAGGTATATCATAGCCGTCAAAAacgccagatgcaacaacaaaTTTGCATTTCTCAACATATTTAATGTCCACAGGATCCATTTCAGCACCGCCGCCTTTGATAAATCCACAGTGCACCTGAGGGGTGGAGAACATGTGAAACATAGGGCATTAAGGAATGCAACCACAGGAGAATCTTACAGAATTGTGAAGCAATTGCAATTAGATTAAACTTAATAACAATTATAAAACCATTACCATTGATTACCTTCATATTTGACTTCAATTTGAAACTTTCCTCCCTCTGTTTCCAACtaatatggcctccaaataaagGAGACGGCTCGGAACTATTATTTGGAACCTCATCTTCGGTAACATACAATAAATTTTTGACAAGTTTGTCGGAAGTTCTTCCAGTAGGGATAACTATTTTATCAGGGTCATCGGAAACAGGTATCGGACATCCTAAAAGTTACAGGCAGCATCAACATCAAACATCAGTTTTTAATTGAAGTCTAAAAGTAATGGATGGAGAAAAAACTGCCAAAATCTTACTGTGAGGTCTTGTTACAAGTCCCATAGTGTCTAACATGGTGTAAACCTTGCTATTTTTGTTACACATGGCTGCAGGTCAAGCAAAAATAGCTATGTTTTTATAAATCAGAAATGATGACATGATAGTGTAGTCTTGATGAAGAAAAGAGAAAGACAATGAATGTTTTTGCTTAACAACCTTTCCTTAAAGTATGCATTTTAATAATCTAACAGAACCTCCCACAAACAAATCACTATCCTATATTCGTACTCATAGCAAATTTGCATCTAAATCCACCAATCAGATAGTATATATTTATACTTCAAACTTAAAGTTAGTCTCGAACAACTAAATTTAGATAAAATATAAGAAAAGTAGTACACAGACAAATCCCCTCTCAACCATCCAGGAGAGGAGGGAAAATTAACAAATTCAATTCAATTCAATTTTCAGTACCAAGACATGTTCTACTATTGTTTTATCAAACTTGAAATTAGAGGGTTCCATAATCTTTTACAGCTTAAAATGTTGTTTTTCAATCCCATGCATGTGTAAATCTACAAACATTGCGCAGCTACAGAGTTCTATCTAAACTATCTAATATAAAAGACTGATATAATTTATCCCCTTCTTATACCTAATTCCCAAACATCATGATTCATGAGACAACTAGATGAAGAGTCTATATCATGACAATTGATTCAAGAAGGGTTAACCACTAGTATGATGATGTTGAGAAAATCGGTAACCTGATAAAAAGGAGACAGAAGTTTGACAAGACCAGACATGAAACAACAATGCAATAAGAATTAACAGCATCCACAAGATCCCTCCTACAAGAACCAATCTAATAAACCCTTTCTTCCAAACAATCTTCATGGGGTAATCTTGGGGTACCCTCCCTGAAGAAAAGAGTCCCACTTCAAAATCTGCATCACCAACAAAGGCTATATCACGTCTTCTAGTAAACAAAGGATATCTTAACAAACTAAAGAATCAAAAGAATTGATACAAGTTGTTGTTTACCTTTGGCTTGAAGATTTTGATTACTTCTGTCTCCTCTTCGATTAAGGCGCAAAGATTTAGACTTTTGAAGACCACCCTCCATATTTGATTCTTTCTTCAAcctatcatcatcatcactgcAATAGTACATGAAATGTAAGAAAAATGTAATTTTTTTGGCATAATTAAGAGCTATGTTAATTAAAAGAGAAAACAATAAAATAGACTAATCTACATAGCAACTAATAACCCCATTAATCCCTTGAAAGGGATTCAATTAAAAACCAAAACTTTAACAATgatttctttaaaaaaaaaacacCCATTTGGTGAAACGAATTCAGTCGTCTCACCCTTAGTCTTCTCCACTTCTCCACCGGACAGTCTCGCCGCCGGAGCCTCCCCTTTCTCCGTCTCCTACGACGAATCACGTTCCCCGATTCAGATCCCGCGCGGGAGCGTGTCCAGATCTATGAAACCACAGCGTACGAACTACAGCGGCTTGGCTTCTGAAAGATACAGTTATGAAGTGAAAAGCGATGATAGAGTGGCGGTATGTTAAAGACGAGAATGCTCCGGCGAAGGGAGGGTTATCGGAGTTGAGGAGTCGTTCCGTTGGAATAGGCGTTTAACGATAAGAAGGAGAAAAGGTTGTGTCAATTGATAGTAGTAAAATGTGTCATTTTGCCATTCATTTTGTTATAATCTTTTTTTCAGAATGGAAGAAAATTTGAATCATTAATGTTAATGATGAAAAAGGGAAGGAGAGAGAGATAGACAATGAGAGAAAGGAGCTTACTCCTACTTTGTTTTACCTTTAAAATAAACTAATAAAAAACATTTACATTTTGGTACAaattttttactcaaataatctaatcttttaaaaatatttctaaaaTAATCGAGATTAATTCCTAAACTATctcattttttttaaaaaaaaaatttaacacGTAGGTGTCAGATGAATTAGCGCATACCATTAATTTTAAAGATGAGACACTAATTGAATTGGTTACCGTACATGctgttgtcaatccaattgacgctTATGGGTAGAAAATGGGAGGAGACGTGAATTGGTctgtatttttttttttttgtataaatagaggtgttgtgtgattTATTTTCCACATCCATTTTTATTATATTGCAAATATGGTTCGTCTTCGTCGTcgctatggaaaagtgatttattcgagcGACAAGCCTCCGATGAAGATTTTCTTCTAGAACATCTGTCATTTCGAGCAACTACAGAGGGAGTTAGTTCGTTTGTTAGACGGAAACATAATTGAAAgcgaaaaaattagaagtattgagaaCTCGATGTCGTACATGGATGGGTGCGagtaaaaaatgataaggatgttagggaagtgatgtttggaccaaatgatatcaatttgattgttgtaatccgttagaaatgttgtttttaaacattgtggttaagtatttttatttgttttgatatttgttgtttgtgttgtttattcAGATCTGTTCAGTTTTAAGTGTGTTTAAGTTagagtgatgtttgttgttaaccatgttgtaacaaaaagttattaatatatcaaaatcaaaggttacaaaaattgaaaggagatactaaattatgatgcagaggTTTCTCCGAGATTGGAACATTTTTTCTTATTATGTCTGGGTTGACGACATATAttacataatcttatcattttatccgtcgtatccatttttgttctaatacgtgtgttgtttggttgtccttttttctttcttcgtaTCTCATCGTTGTGTCAAACTATGTCCCCTTGATATGAAGATTAATATTCCTTCATTGCTAGCACTAAGAAGCTTGTGAAGTCATGGCTccttgatgattttgatgattaCAACATCTCTCAACAGTGACAAGATCAAAAAGTTGTCAAAGACTTGAAGTGAATTGAAGTGGAGTAAAGTTTCAAGTGAAGTATATCAATTCAAAGGATCAAGTATCATCATTGGTATATCCTAAACTTTCACTAATAtgatatacaagtgttcaaaccTTTACTCCATAATGTCTTGGTTCATGTAGAAAAACTAGAATGACTTGCATCATTTTTTCACATTCTGCAAAATTCTGTTTTTCAAATTTAAGCttcagtaaccggttacccttgggtaagtaaccggttaccactgctatttttcaaatattttttacGTTGGAAGTttcagtaaccggttacccttgggtaagtaaccggttaccactgatGATTTTTGACAAATTGATGCATTTCTTCATTCAAATGTTTTCTTTGCATTCCTTTGAATCATGACATCTTTTCATTCATCATACTCTTTCACAAAGGTGTTTGTagcaatatataaacatcattacTCATTTTTTACAAACACCTCCTTTCTTGCAAAAACTTTCAAATAAATCACTCTTATAAAAAACTCAGATTTTTATCAAGTGTCCAAAAACTTTCTTAAAGTATTCTTTACATTAAACTTTCATATACATTGAAAAGAATACATATCATTCGGTTTGAACACttatatattattcattgagtgaatATTTATccaaggagaagatcaatcaagagaagattgatagtactacactttattcaaatcatcaaagaagatttatttctgtttgacttgtgatccaggattgttggacacaagggttggtgttgcaagaggattgttcttgcacacttgattatctataggttagatagtaagcatcaccattggtgtgagtaggttgtacaataattctaactatagtgaaatctctttcgagtcgaaaggggagtggatgtaccttcggagtgtgaagggaaccactataaattccggtgtcttttttactttccgcaatttatttttccgcacttaaacgaaaaataaccaagaactggaaacaagatcgaagaatttttaaccacctaattcaccctcccccccccccccctcttaggcgcattttcaacttacaattggcatcagagcaagttataggtaacttgttcctagagatccagcatggcttccgcaagcataaacccggttttcaaagatggtggaagtagcaacaagcccccactcttctccggagaatatttcggtttctggaaaatcagaatgaaggcacatcttgaggcccaaggggaaggtatatggtaagcagttgaagaaggtccacacaaaccggtgaatgtggtgaatggagttggtaccccaaagttgaaaaacacttatgacgaagatgataggaaaaagattctgaatgagaagaaggcaatcaacatacttcaaagcgctcttagtatggacgagttctttcgtatatctcaatgtaaatcggcaaaggagatttgggacaccttggtagaaacacatgaaggaatcaccgaagtgaagagatcgaggctaaacactctaagtcaagaatatgagatgttctgcatgcagcccggtgaatttatagttgccttacaaaagagattcgtccatctaacaaatcacttgattgctcttggtaaaaccttcaccaatgatgatctcaacctgaaagtcctaagatcattgacaagagaatggcaaccgaaagtgaccgctatttcggaaaagaagagtctctcaacgatgacatccgcgtctttatttggcaaacttcaagaacacgaattggaacttggaaggctcgagaagcacgaaagtcaagaaaagaagtccaagggGATTGCCTTAAAGGTTGATTCAAAAAATGACAAAGATGATGAgacgtccgaagatgagaactgtatgcttcttgtgaagaagcttggtaagttttttattaaaaataaaaattcctcttatcctaaaaagaataaacatttcaggaaaaaggaagcatccacatcaatgcaagacgtcacttgttatgaatgtggacagcaaggtcacataaagccggattgcccgaaacttgcaaagaaatgaggattcaaaggcaagaaggaattcaaaaacaaaaaggcttaTGTTGCTTGGAACGATAATGAGATCAGTTCATCTTcggaatcggaaagcgatgaatgtgcgaacatggctcttatggcttcacatcaatccgatgaagaaatcgatgaggtatgcttgaagacaacttcgaatcaatggtatcttgatatcggttgttcaaagcatatgacgggcgatgtcaacaaattttcacatctatctttaaaggccaaaggatatgtttcatacggtgatgacactaaaggaaagatccttggagtaggaaccattggagcacctccttttaccatcatcaaagatgtcctttatgttgaaggcctaaagcacaaccttcttagcataagtcaattgtgtgacaaagggttCCGAATCAACTTCACAAAGGATGAATGTGTGATAGAACATGAAGTCACCCATGACATTTTGCTAAAAGGTAAAAgggttaataatatttttatgacttcatttGATGATTCTTCCTTGAAGGTAAAATTCTTAATGACCAACAACAACGAGgcttggctatggcataaaagattcgctcacatacacatggagcacatgaacaagttgataaagcatgatctagttgttggtcttccaaagattaagttcatcaaggataagctttgtgacgcatgtcaaaagggaaagcaaaccaagacaactttcaaatccaagaatGTTGTATCTTCGTCTAAGCCACttcaactcttgcacatggatctcttcgGTCCATCAAGAACGAAAAGCTTCGGAGGTAATGTTTATGCTTTAGTGATTGTTGATGATTTATCTAGATATACGTGGACATTGTTTCTAGTGCAGAAAAGCGATGCTTTCAAGGCTTTCAAAAAGTATGCGAAACAAATTCAAAACGAGAAGTCCCTCACAATAACCTCCATAAGAAGTGACCACGGTGGAGAATTTCAAAAcacattctttgaagaattttgcgaagagcatggaatttcccacaacttctccgcaccacgaacaccacaacaaaacggtgttGTAGAGAGAAAGAATAGATCTCTGGTGGAGCTCGCAAGAATAATGCTCAGTGACTCCAACCTccctaaatatttttgggcggacGCAGTTAGCACAACATGCTTTGTAAGCAACCGTGTCAACATTCGGCCGATTCTCAAAAAGACTCCGTATGAGCTATTCAAAGGAAGGAAGCCCAATATATCTTTCTTTCACATTTTTGGGTGCAAatgttttgtcctcaacaatggTAAGGAAAACCTTGGTAAGTTCGATGAGAaatccgacgaaggtatcttccttggctactccctatctagtaaggcttttagaattttcaataaaagaaCTCTTTCTATTCAAGAATCAATGCATGTATCTTTCGATGAAACTAACCCCTCAAAAGAGGATAAcattattgttgatgatgatgatgatataatagatATGTCACAACAACAAAAGGAAGGTCCAAATGATCAACCTATACCACAAGGAAATGAATCACCAAtcattgaagaacatcatgatctaccgaaagaatggagaactcatagagatcacccgatcgataaagttattggtgatattagccaaggcgttgcaacacgactaaatctcaaggatgcttgtctcaacatggcttttgtatctcaaatagaaccaaccaaagtcgatgaagccttaggcgacgatcaatggatagtagcaatgcaagaagaactcaaccaattcgaaaggaatcaagtttggagtcttgtaccaagaccgaacaacaagcacatcataggaacaagatgggtgttcaagaacaaacttgatgagaatgggatcatagttcataacaaagcaagattggtcgcacaaggatacaaccaagaggaaggaattgattttgatgagacgttcgctccggtagcaaggttagaagcaattcgattattacttgcttatgtttgttctatgaattttcaattgtttcagatggatgtcaaaagcgctttcctaaatggctatatcaatgaagaagtctacgtcaaacaacctccgggttttgaagacttcaagaatccctcacatgtttacaagttgaagaaagcaaTATACGGCttaaagcaagcaccaagagcgTGGTATGACCGTCTCAGAAACTTTCTATGTGAAAAGGGATGTGTAAAAGGAAAGTTTAACAAGACTTTgttcataaagaagatcaagggtaacaccttattggctcaagtctatgtcgacgacatcatcttcggctcaacaaacaaagatctttgcgaagagttttcaattatgatgcaaggagaattcgagatgtccatgatgggaaaattgaactattttcttggactacaaatcaagcaaacaaaggatggcatcttcatcaaccaatccaatTATTGCAAGGAATTATTAAAAAGATTCGATATGGATAGTTGCAAAGTGATGTCTACTCCTATGGGATCCGGAACGtacgttgatcaagatgaatctAGAGTTTCAATAGATATCacaaaatatcgaggtatgattggttcattactatatttgacggcaagccgtcctgacattGTGTTTAGTGTATGCTTGTGTGCACGCTTTCAAGCAAATCCGAAGGAATCGCATCTCGCCGTCGTGAAGAGGATTATGAaatatctcaaaggaacaacgaacgtcggactatggtatccaaaaggtagtatatgctccttgattggttattctgacgctgactatgcaggatgtaagaccgatagaaaaatcacaagtggtacttgtcacattctcgggaatgcactagtgtcgtgggcatgcaagaagcaagcatgtgtcgcacttagcacggccgaagcagagtacattgcagcaggcagttgttgtgcataaattttatggcttaagcaacaacttcgggattttggtgtagatctcggttgcattcctcttcgatgcgataacacaagtgccatcaacatcacaaagaacccggtcatgcattcaaggacaaagcacatagatatccgacatcatttccttcgagatcacgtgctcaacggagatgtagatgttacgttcgtggatacacataaccaacttgccgacatattcacaaaaccattggctaaagagcaattTTTCAAGATTCGCCGATAACTTGGAATTTTGAGCGAAACGGGTCTCTAATTTTTTTCATCAAATATTCATGGTACATCATTAAGAATTAAAGGTATgtaatttttatattttttcgACTTCGGGAAGTCACACTTTTTTGGTGATTTTTATTGAAAATGTGAGTTTTCTCGATTTTACGTAGAgttaaattattttttaaatgtTGGTACTATGATCAATAGTTGCCTTAATATGTGTTTAAACATGTCAAAGTGAAAAAATTTACTTTTCCCTCACCATTTTTTCTATAAACACTTACTGTTTTTTTGCATGTTTGGCATAAGTAACCGGTTACCCTTGGgtaagtaaccggttaccactgttcgaattcttttttatttttcgTGTTTTACTTGCGTAACCGGTTACCTGCGGGGTAGTAACCGGTTACCGCTGAATAGTCAAAAAAATGTTTTCACTTGTTGCTCCTTATGTTTGATTGACCAAACACTTCTCTATTTTCCTTGGAACTCAACAACTTCATCTTCCACCTTCCTCCTTCAATGTCACCATAAACCCTTCTTGGAAAATTAACACCCACTCACTCAAAATCTTAAATCAATCTCATATAAATCAAACCCACACTCTCTATATCAACATCCTACCATCTTCATCtcttaatccaagcttaatttTCGAATTCCCCTTTCCAACCCTAACTTTCAAAACCAAAATCATGGCTCCTCCCAAGAAGAACACAGGAAAGAAACCCATGGGTGAAAGTTCTCAAGCCAATGAATTGAGGGAAGAAATTATGGATGATAGCAACATGCAACCTTCAAAGGCTAAGAAATCCAAATCTGATGTTGGTAGAAGGGAATTGATGAAGCCAAGATATGTGAAGTTCTCTGCTTTTCCAGCTAATAGTTTCAATTTTGAGGAGCTTCTGACAGCATCTGGTGTTAAAGACTTGGTCTCTGAGGTAGGCTTGATTTATCCTGAAATGGTTAAAACCTTTTATCGCAATATTAACTTTACTCAGGATGAATTTGGTGACTTATATATGGAATATGTTGTTAACAATACTGAGATATCTATTGGGTTAGAAGATATTGCTAAATATTTAGGAATTCCAAATGAGGGAGACGAATTCCGTATCGGATATCGTCCATCAAGTGATAAATGGAACCATTTTGATGCTTTGAACTATTTTGTTGAGATTTCTCGTGGAACTCATGATGATTTAATTGGTAGACAATCTCAATCATCCCGTGTTATCAAGTATGCTAAATCCTTGACTGTTAGTGACCGGATGTTGCACTATGTTTTAGCATACATTTTGGTGCCTCGACACTCAAATCATTCTCAAGTGACCGAGTTTGATATGTTTTTGCTTAAAGCCTTGAAAATGGGATGGAATATAAATTGGTCTTACTTGTTCTTTTATCATTTGAGACATCAACTTGGTCTCGCCGGAGGGCTGCCCTATGCTTTCTTTGTCTCCAAATTATTGGCTTATTGTAATGTGCCTCTTGCTAATGAAGAATGTATTGAGATGGATGAACAACTGTGTGAGATCAACAAGACCATAATCACTAAGAATATCGGAATTGTTCTTGCTCCGGATGGCATTTATAGATATAGAGATGAATTGGATGTTGCTGCCCTGGAAGGAGGATATTCCTTGGAATCTCTTCATCATGAGATGATGGCTATGAAATTGCAAATGAACTCCAATCATCATCAAGCAATGCGTGGGATTAACAAACTTCTCAAGCTTTACCGCTCTAAATCATcctttgaagaagaagaagatgtGGAGATGGAAGAGGGTTCCGGAAGTGATTAAGTGTTTTTGGTCTTGCTTATGTTTTTATGTCATATCTATGTTATAGTTTTTATGTGTTATACTTCTATTTATCTGGAACAATATCATGTTTTATGTGTTGGTTATCATTGGTGTGAATGAATGCCTTTTATGTTTGTGCATGTATGACTGTTTTTTTTTATCAAGTCTTTTCCCAAcctttttgctaatgacaaaggggg from Lathyrus oleraceus cultivar Zhongwan6 chromosome 7, CAAS_Psat_ZW6_1.0, whole genome shotgun sequence encodes the following:
- the LOC127101642 gene encoding probable hexosyltransferase MUCI70 isoform X1, translated to MEGGLQKSKSLRLNRRGDRSNQNLQAKAFVGDADFEVGLFSSGRVPQDYPMKIVWKKGFIRLVLVGGILWMLLILIALLFHVWSCQTSVSFLSAMCNKNSKVYTMLDTMGLVTRPHRCPIPVSDDPDKIVIPTGRTSDKLVKNLLYVTEDEVPNNSSEPSPLFGGHISWKQREESFKLKSNMKVHCGFIKGGGAEMDPVDIKYVEKCKFVVASGVFDGYDIPHQPSNISLRSEKLFCFLMVVDEVSLKFMRENNTVKEDDAGGKWVGIWRLVLLKNQPYDEPRRNGKVPKIITHRLFPQAQYSIWIDGKMELIVDPLLILERYLWQGKHTFAIAQHKHHRSIYEEADANKRRKRYARPLIDLHMKIYYYEGMQPWSSNKKTISDVPEGAIIIREHTAVNNLFSCLWFNEVHLFTPRDQLSFGYVAYRLGDAFDFFMFPNCEYNSIFVLHPHTREHSSPIEWVKELDQLKKNSNLKESRGGLGLFTPYPGDLSSVVLPQVTRTSKAG
- the LOC127101642 gene encoding probable hexosyltransferase MUCI70 isoform X2 — protein: MEGGLQKSKSLRLNRRGDRSNQNLQAKDFEVGLFSSGRVPQDYPMKIVWKKGFIRLVLVGGILWMLLILIALLFHVWSCQTSVSFLSAMCNKNSKVYTMLDTMGLVTRPHRCPIPVSDDPDKIVIPTGRTSDKLVKNLLYVTEDEVPNNSSEPSPLFGGHISWKQREESFKLKSNMKVHCGFIKGGGAEMDPVDIKYVEKCKFVVASGVFDGYDIPHQPSNISLRSEKLFCFLMVVDEVSLKFMRENNTVKEDDAGGKWVGIWRLVLLKNQPYDEPRRNGKVPKIITHRLFPQAQYSIWIDGKMELIVDPLLILERYLWQGKHTFAIAQHKHHRSIYEEADANKRRKRYARPLIDLHMKIYYYEGMQPWSSNKKTISDVPEGAIIIREHTAVNNLFSCLWFNEVHLFTPRDQLSFGYVAYRLGDAFDFFMFPNCEYNSIFVLHPHTREHSSPIEWVKELDQLKKNSNLKESRGGLGLFTPYPGDLSSVVLPQVTRTSKAG